In a single window of the Litorilituus sediminis genome:
- a CDS encoding Imm49 family immunity protein, translating to MLKLNKYKLDDLNELYDDLNYMVEHREPQIANKTAELEDRKNATFWLTSQYIEIAYTHFALENFDQVKPNLQKAAPYAFLRGFDPELKTHKSDWSIQKELNICLLFGEPELLQRIKTLDWSLTEDDIVHPAIYQYDYLLMQIATGEQPTGLAITKALDNAKTAKHKDVLQFFLPLIETISALVSGEKALWQSSIDKAVKWHSNECKFGDYKDIIDGFICLNALTMAKLGKELHGWQCETDSLYLPLFLID from the coding sequence ATGTTGAAACTAAATAAATACAAATTAGATGATTTGAACGAGCTATACGATGATCTTAACTATATGGTTGAGCACCGCGAACCTCAAATAGCAAACAAGACAGCTGAGCTTGAAGATCGAAAAAATGCAACCTTTTGGCTCACAAGCCAGTACATCGAAATTGCTTATACACATTTCGCGTTAGAAAACTTCGACCAAGTCAAACCTAACCTACAAAAAGCAGCACCGTATGCGTTTTTACGGGGATTTGACCCAGAGTTAAAAACTCATAAATCAGACTGGTCAATTCAAAAAGAGTTGAACATCTGTTTATTGTTTGGAGAGCCTGAATTACTACAACGAATAAAAACACTTGATTGGTCACTAACAGAGGATGACATTGTACATCCTGCTATTTATCAATATGACTATTTATTAATGCAAATAGCCACAGGTGAACAACCTACAGGGCTGGCGATAACTAAAGCCCTAGATAATGCAAAAACAGCCAAACATAAAGACGTATTACAATTTTTTTTACCGTTAATAGAAACAATCAGCGCACTTGTTTCAGGAGAAAAAGCACTATGGCAATCGTCAATCGATAAAGCGGTAAAATGGCATAGCAATGAATGTAAATTCGGTGACTATAAAGACATAATAGACGGTTTTATCTGCTTAAATGCACTAACCATGGCAAAACTCGGTAAAGAGTTGCATGGCTGGCAATGTGAGACTGATTCATTATACTTACCACTTTTTTTAATTGATTGA
- a CDS encoding PoNe immunity protein domain-containing protein: MSDMRDSRKTTDYFETFLVDIQVGINETQEALEAGNFTSPSARVDTAQRIYQLAIMRAVAHYSYGAHLSDVRRYVLEILPYRKQLKAYCDKLPRPHQFYRNAFEKLGGQADAVGSANINRYIYTLWWLALLQGCEVDQAHIDDVLAIIGEQGKDALLDNIAMALGDVDRPISSTLYYPEIYQPLAAVFSATKAEQPDLLNTFISNWYERLEDQADWHSTHDIDCEFEYTDYYIGYWCFELSLVANILNVPKSQLPSHSMLPIDLIK; this comes from the coding sequence ATGTCTGATATGCGCGATAGTCGTAAAACAACGGATTACTTTGAAACCTTCCTTGTGGATATACAAGTAGGAATTAACGAGACACAAGAGGCCCTCGAGGCAGGTAATTTCACCTCCCCTTCTGCGCGTGTCGATACAGCACAGCGTATTTATCAATTAGCCATTATGCGCGCCGTGGCACATTACTCTTACGGCGCACATTTAAGTGATGTAAGGCGTTACGTATTAGAGATATTACCTTATCGTAAGCAACTTAAGGCTTATTGCGATAAATTACCTAGGCCTCATCAATTTTATCGCAATGCGTTTGAAAAACTCGGCGGTCAAGCCGATGCCGTTGGCTCTGCTAACATTAATCGCTATATTTACACCTTATGGTGGTTAGCGCTATTACAAGGCTGTGAGGTTGACCAAGCACATATTGATGACGTATTAGCGATTATCGGCGAACAAGGTAAAGATGCCCTACTTGATAATATTGCGATGGCTTTAGGTGATGTCGACCGCCCTATTTCATCAACACTGTATTACCCTGAAATATACCAGCCATTAGCTGCTGTATTCTCGGCTACTAAAGCCGAGCAACCTGACTTACTCAATACTTTTATCAGTAATTGGTACGAGCGCCTTGAAGACCAAGCTGACTGGCATAGCACCCATGATATTGATTGCGAGTTTGAATACACTGATTACTACATTGGCTATTGGTGCTTTGAATTGTCATTAGTGGCAAATATTTTAAATGTCCCTAAAAGTCAGTTACCGAGCCATTCTATGCTGCCCATTGACTTAATTAAGTAA
- a CDS encoding contractile injection system protein, VgrG/Pvc8 family, which produces MDSVNFVKDNDVVSPRLIINCGTRHYEANHLKGIETLSQDAHFLVTVDTFDITALQQGLGQPVLLEFISEDGISNQLSYTLLAIEDQGLIGANTSAAAQLTTQLKRRYQLTIASRLSLLNNSHHSRIFVDTHLKDIISLILTQAGYHQSQIQFSLASPLPLLSQCVQALESNRKFFERLLRQYGLFYFFKARDGQSVIVISDNNLSSPYLARGVLNVHHGDGFNRQLAPDEIVSTANFVGFSQCQHETQLSIGNASAIANESRLSGDDLAGHNFAQPVSHSQHQANLVAKHQSQALHVFDNTITLTGNVPDVFAGCSFSLSDNSGLNASGDYLCISVEHHCQQPSDENSQDGLTKYYCVVKAILRASPFKLPLTEFPSLPMVFSAKVETLSPEPTLTNSGDYHIKYAFENEATEPLESSKPLKKLVHYACTEQPQATGWHFPLTQDSQVLIGCYNNDPSQAYILGFDMNDEQPSVVNCDNAFHNRLLSRSGHELRFDDDPDVPLIILQTLGSEHYLELNATTLATPYVEWLSRLGSIKLHAAKDLLLSSTAQNVECHAGIDQRIEAKTHVHLNAETEPQGTLLHMQSGLQTSYTAKQVSIESVNHTSLLTQKGMTARANSELLLTAAQGDLAINIPEGSTLINADSNISIEGSGNGNITLFSQNGMIKLDNNGNVELIGSDVLTLNGQIITFDGDVQYDIESPQNATEPNAKAPSNTARISDINLTGISGLTETAQTIDLEYLYQDGEPVQEAPYTLLLADGTTIEGNLDSSGKAQITDMPAGQYTVQFGEDSREYKPVEHTTPNPLYGKISPQSAIAMIESGETSLLSEAGSIAADAGDWLWGTLQGDFNENPSTSQIVVGSVISMIPVIDQVMDCRDVCANVMLLTDDDKANDTMGWIALTLTGIGFIPVLGSAVKGVGKVIVKNANGAITLAAATLRKLGKGDPIAYIKNIDWQGLAKEGTTLLTEKITALRDALDSITDSWVLKTTLSDEAIASLTKHSKQLNEVLPKIEDGIAKAAKVLEAKTNKALQDYQGELAGFGVSNLPKKAKTLELDAPKGNELKGAQAKRLDLPSRKTPDDFTQFKSMNHKKAAAGEYNAHQLMGEKGYTPLGRTDGNYKPGETGIDGIYNHPNPPPDFVITEAKYNTARLGKTKDGKQMSNDWITDKRLEKMGIGLKDRKKILRALRKNSGSVEKLLIRNKLDGSLVVKSLDKDAKIIGNTSGF; this is translated from the coding sequence ATGGATTCAGTAAATTTCGTTAAGGACAACGATGTGGTATCCCCTCGCTTAATCATAAATTGCGGCACTCGACACTACGAAGCAAATCATCTCAAAGGGATAGAAACCCTAAGCCAAGACGCTCATTTTTTAGTTACTGTTGATACCTTTGATATAACAGCACTTCAACAAGGGTTAGGTCAGCCGGTATTACTGGAGTTTATTAGTGAAGATGGTATTTCAAACCAGCTAAGTTACACACTACTTGCCATTGAAGATCAAGGCTTAATTGGCGCAAATACCTCTGCTGCAGCTCAACTAACAACGCAACTTAAACGTCGCTATCAACTCACCATTGCTAGTCGATTATCACTGTTAAATAACAGTCATCATTCACGTATTTTTGTCGATACGCACTTAAAAGATATTATTAGCCTAATACTCACTCAAGCAGGCTACCATCAATCACAGATTCAATTTTCACTCGCTAGCCCTTTACCGTTATTGAGTCAGTGTGTGCAAGCTTTAGAAAGCAATCGCAAGTTTTTTGAACGCTTACTACGTCAATATGGCCTATTCTACTTTTTTAAGGCTCGCGATGGCCAATCAGTGATTGTTATTAGCGATAATAACTTATCAAGCCCGTACTTAGCGAGAGGAGTACTAAACGTGCATCACGGTGACGGTTTTAACCGTCAATTAGCCCCTGATGAGATCGTATCAACAGCCAACTTTGTTGGTTTTAGTCAATGCCAACACGAAACACAATTGAGTATTGGGAATGCCAGTGCTATAGCAAATGAATCTCGCTTATCGGGCGATGATTTAGCTGGCCATAATTTTGCACAACCAGTATCACATAGCCAACACCAAGCAAATTTAGTGGCTAAGCATCAATCACAAGCTTTACACGTTTTTGATAACACCATCACGTTAACCGGCAATGTGCCCGATGTCTTTGCTGGCTGTTCATTTTCACTCAGTGATAACAGTGGCCTGAATGCCAGTGGTGATTATTTATGTATCAGTGTTGAACATCATTGTCAGCAACCGAGTGATGAAAATAGCCAAGATGGCCTAACTAAATATTACTGTGTGGTAAAGGCCATTTTACGAGCTAGTCCATTTAAGCTGCCGCTGACAGAGTTTCCATCTCTGCCTATGGTGTTTTCTGCCAAGGTGGAAACATTATCCCCTGAGCCAACATTAACAAACAGTGGTGATTACCATATAAAATACGCCTTTGAAAATGAAGCAACTGAGCCGCTTGAAAGTTCAAAACCATTAAAAAAACTAGTGCACTATGCCTGTACCGAACAGCCTCAAGCGACGGGGTGGCATTTCCCGTTAACGCAAGACTCACAAGTGCTCATTGGTTGTTACAATAACGATCCTTCGCAAGCCTACATTCTCGGGTTTGATATGAATGACGAACAACCATCGGTGGTAAATTGTGACAACGCTTTTCATAACCGATTATTATCGCGTTCTGGTCATGAACTTCGCTTTGATGATGACCCTGATGTGCCACTTATTATCTTACAAACCTTGGGCAGCGAACACTACCTTGAATTAAACGCCACCACGCTTGCCACTCCTTATGTTGAGTGGCTATCTCGTTTAGGTAGCATTAAGCTTCACGCCGCTAAAGATTTGTTATTAAGCAGTACAGCACAAAATGTTGAATGTCATGCCGGTATTGATCAGCGCATTGAAGCAAAAACCCATGTTCACCTTAATGCAGAAACTGAACCCCAGGGCACTTTACTTCATATGCAAAGTGGATTACAAACAAGCTATACCGCAAAACAGGTGAGTATTGAATCGGTTAACCACACCAGCCTACTCACTCAAAAAGGGATGACCGCTCGGGCAAACAGTGAACTATTACTCACGGCAGCTCAAGGTGATTTAGCAATCAATATACCTGAGGGCTCCACACTTATTAATGCTGATTCCAACATAAGCATTGAAGGCTCAGGCAATGGCAACATCACGCTATTTAGTCAAAACGGTATGATTAAACTCGATAACAACGGAAATGTTGAGTTAATCGGAAGTGATGTTCTCACCCTAAACGGACAAATAATCACCTTTGATGGCGACGTACAATATGACATTGAGTCACCACAAAATGCTACTGAGCCAAACGCTAAAGCACCTAGCAATACTGCTCGCATAAGCGATATAAACCTTACAGGCATTAGCGGTTTAACCGAAACAGCTCAAACCATTGACCTTGAATACCTTTACCAAGATGGAGAGCCAGTACAAGAAGCCCCTTACACCTTGCTATTAGCCGACGGTACCACGATAGAGGGTAACCTTGATTCCAGTGGTAAAGCACAAATTACCGACATGCCGGCTGGGCAATATACCGTACAATTCGGGGAAGATAGTCGTGAATATAAACCTGTAGAACACACGACACCAAACCCACTTTATGGAAAAATATCTCCACAAAGTGCCATTGCCATGATTGAAAGTGGCGAGACCAGTTTACTAAGCGAAGCTGGAAGTATTGCTGCTGATGCAGGTGATTGGCTATGGGGCACATTACAAGGTGACTTCAACGAAAACCCGAGCACTAGTCAAATAGTTGTTGGCTCGGTTATTTCAATGATACCTGTAATAGACCAAGTGATGGACTGTCGCGATGTGTGCGCCAATGTTATGCTACTAACCGATGATGATAAAGCCAATGACACCATGGGCTGGATTGCCTTAACGCTTACAGGTATCGGCTTTATACCTGTGCTAGGCTCTGCCGTAAAAGGTGTCGGTAAAGTTATCGTCAAAAATGCCAATGGCGCAATTACCCTCGCTGCCGCAACCTTACGCAAACTCGGCAAAGGTGACCCCATTGCCTATATCAAAAATATTGACTGGCAAGGTCTCGCCAAAGAAGGCACTACCTTACTCACTGAAAAAATTACCGCCCTACGTGATGCTCTTGATAGCATAACTGACAGTTGGGTTCTTAAAACCACCTTAAGTGATGAAGCGATAGCAAGCCTCACCAAGCACAGTAAACAGCTCAATGAAGTGTTACCCAAAATTGAAGACGGTATTGCCAAAGCAGCCAAAGTGCTAGAAGCTAAAACCAATAAAGCCTTACAAGATTATCAAGGTGAGTTAGCAGGGTTCGGTGTATCTAACCTCCCCAAAAAGGCTAAAACTCTTGAACTCGATGCCCCTAAGGGGAACGAATTAAAAGGCGCACAAGCCAAACGCCTTGATTTACCTTCAAGAAAAACGCCTGATGATTTCACTCAATTTAAATCAATGAATCATAAAAAAGCCGCCGCAGGTGAGTATAATGCCCATCAGCTCATGGGAGAAAAAGGCTACACGCCCCTTGGCAGAACCGATGGCAACTACAAGCCGGGTGAAACAGGCATTGATGGTATTTATAATCACCCCAACCCGCCGCCTGACTTTGTTATCACCGAGGCTAAGTACAACACTGCTCGCTTAGGTAAAACCAAAGATGGCAAACAAATGAGTAATGATTGGATTACTGATAAACGGCTTGAAAAAATGGGGATAGGCTTAAAAGATCGGAAAAAGATACTAAGGGCTTTACGTAAAAACTCTGGCTCCGTAGAAAAGCTTCTAATTCGTAATAAATTAGATGGTAGCTTAGTAGTAAAAAGTTTAGATAAAGATGCCAAAATAATTGGTAATACAAGTGGTTTTTAG
- a CDS encoding PoNe immunity protein domain-containing protein: MLRDILKNKAYYNDQVDFLTDTIKKRIKKIEKLQVTDEVKMKASFRVTDYTIELLHQKYSRGDDLAELKPHLLEALEYRQWQKDYADALPDNEQAARIDWEELHEDDMRRTLIWLAFAYCLDMGQAYYLKVLELIANQGQDALLDNIAVAMGDTDRDIADTTLFKKRFGKLLKVIEAEPSQRPAAVKAYLDAWYKAEGSPDYHLMDTDAYIGYWCWGAALVVKLYNIDDSSFIDHEYYPKDLVHWQESQ; the protein is encoded by the coding sequence ATGTTACGAGATATTTTAAAAAATAAAGCCTACTATAATGATCAAGTTGATTTTTTAACTGACACCATAAAAAAAAGAATAAAAAAAATAGAGAAGTTGCAGGTGACTGATGAGGTTAAAATGAAGGCTTCATTCAGAGTTACTGATTACACCATAGAATTACTCCACCAAAAATACTCCCGTGGCGATGACCTAGCTGAATTAAAGCCTCATTTACTCGAAGCTCTAGAATACCGTCAATGGCAAAAAGACTATGCCGATGCCTTACCTGACAATGAACAAGCAGCCCGTATTGATTGGGAGGAGTTACACGAAGACGATATGCGCCGCACCCTAATATGGCTTGCTTTCGCTTATTGCCTTGATATGGGGCAAGCCTACTACCTAAAAGTGCTCGAATTAATCGCCAACCAAGGACAAGATGCATTATTAGACAATATCGCCGTTGCCATGGGAGATACAGACCGTGATATAGCCGATACCACGTTATTTAAAAAGCGCTTTGGTAAACTGCTCAAGGTGATTGAGGCAGAGCCTAGCCAACGCCCTGCGGCAGTAAAAGCTTATTTAGATGCTTGGTATAAAGCTGAAGGCAGTCCTGATTATCACTTAATGGATACCGATGCTTATATTGGTTATTGGTGCTGGGGCGCCGCCTTAGTGGTTAAGTTATACAACATAGACGATAGCAGTTTTATCGACCATGAATACTACCCTAAAGATTTAGTCCATTGGCAAGAGAGCCAATAG
- a CDS encoding polymorphic toxin type 15 domain-containing protein, whose amino-acid sequence MLLGSAVKGVGKVIVKNANGAITLAATTLRKLGKGDPIAYIKNIDWQGLAKEGSALITEKIIALRDALNSITDSWVLKATLSDEAIASLTKHSKQLSEVLPKIEDGIAKAAKVLEAKTNKALDEYTGELAHAGKTGDVKKVKTDELDPPKGKKLPGASPKPIIMKKHNPPCFTPGPDLAKNFKGGKQALEKEFYKQLKAQQAGINKMTVGQYLNNRKTLQQLTVEHGHDKARKILTNGGAAQTSARKELEALMLISIRRSLKKQNITGLEAKKLAKSKVKEQMSQLAALHDPDLIAGGEDKISKLGDKRVNSSLGSQWSKSDRVSGMDKAAKEAMELKGANAQMNIQLERCK is encoded by the coding sequence ATGCTCCTAGGCTCTGCCGTAAAAGGTGTCGGTAAAGTTATCGTAAAAAATGCCAATGGAGCAATTACCCTCGCTGCTACAACCTTACGCAAACTCGGTAAAGGTGATCCCATTGCCTATATCAAAAATATTGACTGGCAAGGTCTCGCCAAAGAAGGTAGTGCCTTAATAACTGAAAAAATTATCGCCCTACGCGATGCCCTTAACAGCATCACTGACAGTTGGGTTCTTAAAGCCACCTTAAGTGATGAAGCGATAGCAAGCCTCACCAAGCACAGTAAGCAGCTCAGTGAAGTATTACCCAAAATTGAAGACGGTATTGCCAAAGCCGCCAAAGTGCTTGAAGCTAAAACCAACAAAGCCCTTGATGAGTATACGGGTGAGTTAGCGCACGCAGGTAAAACAGGTGATGTTAAGAAAGTTAAAACAGATGAGCTAGACCCACCGAAAGGTAAAAAATTGCCCGGTGCTTCTCCAAAACCGATTATAATGAAAAAACATAACCCACCTTGCTTTACTCCGGGTCCAGATTTAGCTAAAAACTTTAAAGGTGGTAAACAAGCATTAGAAAAAGAATTTTATAAGCAGCTTAAAGCTCAACAAGCTGGTATAAATAAAATGACGGTGGGGCAATATCTAAATAATCGAAAGACGCTTCAACAACTCACAGTTGAGCATGGTCATGATAAGGCTAGGAAAATTCTAACTAATGGCGGTGCTGCCCAGACTTCTGCAAGAAAAGAACTAGAAGCCCTGATGTTAATTTCTATTAGAAGAAGTTTAAAAAAACAAAATATTACAGGACTCGAAGCGAAGAAATTAGCTAAGAGCAAAGTTAAAGAGCAAATGTCTCAATTGGCTGCATTACACGATCCAGATCTGATAGCCGGTGGTGAAGATAAAATAAGTAAACTAGGAGACAAAAGAGTAAACTCTTCGTTAGGCTCACAATGGTCAAAGTCTGATAGAGTATCAGGAATGGATAAAGCAGCTAAAGAAGCAATGGAATTGAAAGGGGCAAATGCGCAAATGAATATTCAATTAGAAAGGTGTAAATAA
- a CDS encoding PoNe immunity protein domain-containing protein, producing MIRDTRRDKVYFDEYIEYSSECIEEDIDDLITDTSLCPEVKMNISSGIVDDTINLMHYSYCRGDKLKELIPLLNQALEYRQHLKNYADSLSAKDQKLRIIKEEIREDYLEKWLKWLAFAYCLDMGQAYYLKVLELIANQGQDALLDNIAVAMGDTDRDIADTTLFKKRFSKLLKVIEAEPSQRPAAVKAYLDAWYKLYGSPDSHLLDNDAYSGYWCWEAALVVKLYNIDDSSFIDHEYYPKDLVHWQAAQ from the coding sequence ATGATAAGAGACACACGAAGAGACAAGGTCTATTTTGATGAGTATATAGAGTATAGCTCTGAATGTATTGAAGAGGATATTGATGATTTAATAACAGATACTAGTCTATGTCCCGAAGTAAAAATGAATATTTCTTCTGGAATCGTCGACGATACTATTAATTTGATGCACTACAGCTATTGCCGTGGAGATAAACTAAAAGAACTTATCCCACTGTTAAATCAAGCATTAGAATACAGACAGCACCTAAAAAACTATGCCGATTCATTATCAGCGAAAGACCAAAAACTACGAATTATTAAGGAAGAAATTCGTGAAGATTATCTGGAAAAATGGCTAAAGTGGCTTGCTTTCGCTTATTGCCTTGATATGGGGCAAGCCTACTACCTAAAAGTGCTCGAATTAATCGCCAACCAAGGGCAAGATGCATTATTAGACAATATCGCCGTTGCCATGGGAGATACAGACCGTGATATAGCCGATACCACGTTATTTAAAAAGCGTTTTAGTAAACTGCTCAAGGTAATTGAGGCAGAGCCTAGCCAACGCCCTGCGGCAGTAAAAGCTTATTTAGATGCTTGGTATAAGTTATATGGAAGTCCAGATTCACATCTTTTGGATAACGATGCCTATAGCGGCTATTGGTGTTGGGAGGCCGCCTTAGTGGTTAAGTTATACAACATAGACGATAGCAGCTTTATCGACCATGAATACTACCCTAAAGATTTAGTTCATTGGCAAGCGGCTCAATAA
- a CDS encoding PoNe immunity protein domain-containing protein, protein MLRDTLRNKEYFDENITFCEECLAEDIEEIKTGNFADKVKMKKSFRLVNDILTLAHQKYSRGDDLAELVPYVFKALECRQWQKLYADALPEKEQTARIGLEEIREEYLENWFHWLAIAYCLDMGQGYYQQVIELIANQGQDGLLDNIAVKMGDTDRDIAENLLFKKRFDKLYKVVEAEPDKRPALVKAYLDAWYKLYGSLDTHLLDNDAYDGYWCWEAALVVKLYNIDDSSFIDHEYYPKDLVHWQDNQ, encoded by the coding sequence ATGTTAAGAGACACCTTAAGAAATAAAGAGTACTTCGATGAAAACATAACTTTTTGCGAAGAGTGCTTAGCTGAGGATATTGAAGAAATAAAGACTGGAAACTTTGCAGATAAAGTGAAAATGAAAAAATCTTTTCGCCTAGTTAACGATATATTAACCTTGGCTCATCAAAAATACTCACGCGGCGACGATCTAGCCGAATTAGTGCCTTATGTATTTAAGGCTCTTGAGTGCAGACAATGGCAAAAACTCTATGCAGATGCCTTACCGGAAAAAGAACAAACAGCACGTATTGGTTTGGAAGAAATTCGTGAAGAATATTTGGAAAACTGGTTTCATTGGTTGGCTATTGCTTATTGCTTGGATATGGGACAAGGCTATTATCAGCAAGTGATTGAGTTAATCGCCAACCAAGGACAAGACGGCTTATTGGATAATATTGCTGTTAAAATGGGTGATACTGACCGTGATATTGCAGAAAATCTCTTATTTAAGAAACGCTTCGATAAACTATACAAAGTCGTTGAGGCTGAACCTGACAAAAGACCAGCGTTAGTTAAAGCTTATTTAGATGCGTGGTATAAATTGTATGGAAGCCTTGATACTCACCTGTTAGATAATGATGCATATGATGGCTATTGGTGCTGGGAAGCCGCCTTAGTGGTTAAGCTGTACAACATAGACGATAGCAGCTTTATTGACCACGAGTACTATCCTAAAGACCTCGTTCACTGGCAAGATAATCAATAG
- a CDS encoding PoNe immunity protein domain-containing protein — MATMRDSRKTTDYFETFLVDIQVGINETQEALEAGNFTSPSARVDTAQRIYQLAIMRAVAHYSYGAHLSDVRRYVLEILPYRKQLKAYCDKLPRPHQFYRNAFEKLGGQADAVGSANINRYIYTLWWLALLQGCEVDQAHIDDVLAIIGEQGKDALLDNIAMALGDVDRPISSTLYYPEIYQPLAAVFSATKAEQPDLLNTFISNWYERLEDQADWHSTHDIDCEFEYTDYYIGYWCFELSLVANILNVPKNQLPNHSMLPIDLIKR; from the coding sequence ATGGCAACCATGCGCGATAGTCGTAAAACAACGGATTACTTTGAAACCTTCCTTGTGGATATACAAGTAGGAATTAACGAGACACAAGAGGCCCTCGAGGCAGGTAATTTCACCTCCCCTTCTGCGCGTGTCGATACAGCACAGCGTATTTATCAATTAGCCATTATGCGCGCCGTGGCACATTACTCTTACGGCGCACATTTAAGTGATGTAAGGCGTTACGTATTAGAGATATTACCTTATCGTAAGCAACTTAAGGCTTATTGCGATAAATTACCTAGGCCTCATCAATTTTATCGCAATGCGTTTGAAAAACTCGGCGGTCAAGCCGATGCCGTTGGCTCTGCTAACATTAATCGCTATATTTACACCTTATGGTGGTTAGCGCTATTACAAGGCTGTGAGGTTGACCAAGCACATATTGATGACGTATTAGCGATTATCGGCGAACAAGGTAAAGATGCCCTACTTGATAATATTGCGATGGCTTTAGGTGATGTCGACCGCCCTATTTCATCAACACTGTATTACCCTGAAATATACCAGCCATTAGCTGCTGTATTCTCGGCTACTAAAGCCGAGCAACCTGACTTACTCAATACTTTTATCAGTAATTGGTACGAGCGCCTTGAAGACCAAGCTGACTGGCATAGCACCCATGATATTGATTGCGAGTTTGAATACACTGATTACTACATTGGCTATTGGTGCTTTGAATTGTCATTAGTGGCAAATATTTTAAATGTCCCCAAAAATCAGTTACCAAACCATTCTATGCTGCCCATTGACTTAATCAAGCGCTAA
- a CDS encoding GAD-like domain-containing protein, with protein MAVNFEVDEELECFLDEFYLPRERNIVPVDIINKYKNKLPNRLLEYWQEFGFSGFNDGLFWLVNPEHYEDVLDAWLDDTDIIENDSYFVIARDAFGDLYLWGQQTGYQYKVSPRNGWIIQQEGDCQEILNGNENEALMFFFGCQVAEYVNIKDNNNKPLFEQCKLIHQPLAYDEMYAFEPALFLGGEAKLENTTKVNIFAHLTMLASFGHKELLDKDGLIQKAFG; from the coding sequence ATGGCCGTAAACTTTGAAGTTGACGAAGAGTTAGAGTGCTTTCTTGATGAGTTTTATCTACCTAGAGAGCGAAATATAGTACCAGTAGATATTATTAACAAATATAAAAATAAACTACCAAATAGATTGTTAGAGTACTGGCAAGAATTTGGTTTCAGTGGATTCAACGATGGCTTATTTTGGCTAGTGAATCCAGAACACTATGAAGATGTGTTAGATGCATGGTTAGATGACACAGACATTATTGAAAACGATTCTTATTTTGTTATTGCAAGAGATGCATTTGGAGACCTTTATTTATGGGGTCAACAAACAGGTTATCAATATAAAGTTTCACCTAGAAATGGGTGGATCATTCAACAAGAAGGTGATTGCCAAGAAATCTTAAATGGAAATGAAAATGAAGCTTTAATGTTTTTTTTCGGCTGCCAAGTAGCAGAATATGTAAATATTAAAGACAATAACAACAAACCACTATTCGAACAATGTAAACTTATACATCAACCGCTTGCATACGATGAAATGTACGCTTTTGAACCAGCCTTGTTTTTAGGGGGTGAAGCAAAGTTAGAAAATACAACCAAGGTCAATATTTTTGCTCATCTAACAATGCTTGCTTCATTTGGTCACAAAGAATTATTAGATAAAGATGGTCTTATTCAAAAGGCTTTCGGTTAA